One window of Mucilaginibacter inviolabilis genomic DNA carries:
- a CDS encoding restriction endonuclease, with translation MPTSDNHKKGEIFEKYIISLYEALNFHVTPNANIRGQQVDVVAEKIIPGIGKTQTLVECKFLSSGSIANQVIYDWAAFINTIPKTNNNIYGVIVSNQGFSKEARLAAESVNITLMTETQLESEIYQLKEAYVKMVMDYEGSAIYEAYLPLDGRYMNGNSFRSIDNIGETIINMDYDNWGGTKFLAVLADFGSGKTTLMQRLNYQYAKRYLEGSPLKPIYFELKYFMQYQDLNLFMVNTYRKLFQKDIPIELFWKGVANGEFLLLLDGFDEMSPQVDRQIRVQNLQLLSKLLLSKSNSIISCRSSYFITDDELLHSIEQLNEFYQPTAIFPLKQRDDEILAKQKKVNQLYKILVDNYAEDNQLKTQSEKVNARAVIMEISELKKDQIDSYLKKFDGLFRSRCNATWKEVRDFCYKIYDIKDLLKKPILISMVKDTILHMGSDFRDENKVYDPSSLYEMYTGANLQRDFTKGASRQFLTQGQRQEFAEVIAFLMFTNNTVEITLTELYSLINEHSIILHKANIADERELEHVASDIVLCTFIKKTESSGFKFIHKSFMEFFVARRLKGQILKNDLSVLRRQFISQEILYFFGCYATTEKKVKDLLIKESTIVGNPKKKEILKRNLTTALLLSTNENSAVEIRDVILNETKFAGQAYKECGFTNVRLSNVKLSDIAFKDGKKSSILLINSSIENLEFINCPVHLTANEVTAIKLSFDGCEDLLISGDNFQVKEFKLDNSKLHGAGSINIENADFYNSILKFEDSGYQVLQKPSFDKVEYLVTGGISTTLRDAKITNSLLTIDALGVNINGGSLTNVDMILSKKVDVSESEWKSCSCRLSGSVSLTANTFESVTFDNHLTDTVCYFGGNEFNECTFFGIAVVAGNLKEFLKNTFYECHGVIFINSLKNQIPGKQFNNLGIMTIGELTLVDLSKASKLLIDEFRNNIRSFTVGKSINRDYITKWDHQ, from the coding sequence ATGCCTACTAGCGACAACCACAAAAAGGGAGAAATATTTGAAAAATATATTATTTCCCTGTACGAAGCCTTGAATTTTCATGTGACACCCAACGCCAACATCAGAGGTCAACAGGTAGATGTTGTCGCTGAAAAAATAATTCCGGGTATCGGCAAAACACAGACTCTTGTTGAATGTAAATTTTTATCCTCGGGGTCAATCGCAAATCAGGTTATTTACGATTGGGCGGCCTTTATCAATACTATACCCAAAACTAATAATAACATATACGGCGTAATCGTCAGTAATCAGGGGTTCAGCAAGGAAGCTCGGCTTGCAGCTGAGTCAGTAAATATCACCCTTATGACTGAAACCCAACTGGAATCTGAGATATATCAGTTAAAAGAGGCTTATGTGAAAATGGTAATGGATTATGAAGGTTCGGCAATCTATGAAGCTTACCTTCCTTTAGATGGGAGGTACATGAATGGAAATAGTTTTAGATCAATAGATAATATTGGTGAGACAATTATAAATATGGATTATGATAACTGGGGCGGAACCAAATTTCTTGCTGTTTTAGCTGATTTTGGATCAGGCAAAACCACATTGATGCAACGGTTGAATTATCAGTATGCAAAACGATATCTTGAAGGCAGTCCGTTAAAGCCGATTTATTTTGAGCTTAAATATTTCATGCAGTATCAGGATCTCAATCTCTTTATGGTCAACACATACCGGAAATTATTTCAAAAAGACATTCCAATAGAACTGTTTTGGAAAGGGGTTGCCAACGGTGAGTTTCTGTTGCTTTTAGACGGTTTTGATGAAATGTCACCTCAGGTTGACCGGCAAATCCGTGTGCAGAATTTGCAATTGTTATCTAAACTTCTTTTATCAAAATCAAATTCTATCATTTCGTGCAGGTCTTCTTATTTTATAACCGATGACGAATTACTGCATTCCATCGAACAATTAAATGAATTTTATCAACCGACGGCGATCTTCCCGTTAAAACAGCGGGATGACGAGATCTTAGCAAAACAGAAAAAAGTAAATCAGCTTTACAAAATTCTGGTCGATAATTATGCAGAGGATAATCAGCTAAAAACACAAAGCGAGAAGGTAAACGCACGTGCTGTAATAATGGAGATTAGTGAACTAAAAAAAGATCAGATAGATTCATATTTGAAAAAATTTGATGGTTTGTTCCGTAGCCGCTGCAACGCTACGTGGAAAGAGGTGCGGGACTTTTGCTACAAAATCTATGATATCAAAGATTTGCTGAAGAAGCCCATTCTCATCTCTATGGTTAAAGATACCATCCTACACATGGGATCTGACTTTAGGGATGAGAACAAGGTATATGACCCATCCTCACTTTATGAAATGTATACAGGCGCCAATCTTCAAAGGGATTTTACCAAAGGCGCATCAAGACAATTTTTAACGCAAGGTCAACGCCAGGAATTTGCCGAGGTGATTGCCTTTTTAATGTTTACAAACAACACAGTTGAAATTACATTAACTGAACTATATAGCCTTATCAATGAACATTCTATAATTTTACATAAAGCCAATATTGCAGATGAAAGGGAACTGGAACACGTTGCCTCAGATATCGTGTTATGCACCTTTATAAAAAAAACCGAGAGCTCTGGCTTTAAATTTATCCATAAATCATTTATGGAGTTTTTTGTCGCGCGGAGGTTAAAGGGACAAATACTCAAAAATGATTTGTCAGTGCTTAGACGACAATTTATCTCTCAGGAAATTCTCTACTTCTTTGGCTGTTATGCAACAACTGAAAAAAAGGTTAAGGATTTACTAATTAAGGAAAGCACCATAGTAGGTAATCCTAAGAAAAAAGAGATTTTAAAACGGAATCTAACAACTGCCTTACTATTATCTACCAATGAAAATTCCGCTGTAGAGATTCGTGATGTTATATTAAATGAAACAAAATTTGCAGGCCAGGCCTATAAAGAATGTGGTTTTACGAACGTAAGGCTCTCAAACGTTAAACTCTCCGATATCGCTTTTAAAGATGGAAAAAAAAGTAGCATTCTGCTGATAAATTCATCAATTGAGAATTTAGAGTTCATCAATTGCCCAGTTCATTTAACTGCAAATGAGGTCACCGCGATCAAATTGTCTTTTGACGGGTGTGAAGATCTCCTTATTTCCGGGGACAACTTTCAAGTGAAGGAATTTAAATTAGACAATTCAAAATTGCATGGGGCCGGGTCGATAAATATTGAAAATGCTGATTTCTACAATTCCATTTTAAAGTTTGAAGACTCCGGTTATCAGGTTTTGCAAAAACCGAGCTTTGATAAGGTAGAGTATTTGGTCACCGGCGGGATTTCAACCACTCTTAGAGACGCGAAGATCACAAATTCACTACTAACAATTGATGCATTAGGGGTAAATATTAATGGTGGCAGCCTCACTAATGTTGATATGATATTATCGAAAAAAGTTGATGTGTCGGAAAGTGAATGGAAGTCATGTAGTTGCAGGTTGAGTGGATCGGTGTCTTTAACAGCGAATACATTTGAAAGTGTAACATTTGATAATCATTTGACAGATACGGTGTGCTATTTCGGCGGAAATGAATTTAATGAGTGCACCTTTTTCGGAATAGCCGTAGTCGCCGGGAATTTAAAGGAGTTTTTGAAAAATACATTTTACGAATGTCACGGGGTGATTTTCATCAACAGTTTAAAAAATCAAATACCAGGTAAACAATTTAATAATTTGGGCATAATGACGATAGGGGAACTTACGCTTGTTGACCTATCAAAAGCTTCAAAACTATTGATCGATGAATTTAGAAATAATATACGCTCGTTTACCGTTGGCAAATCGATTAATCGCGATTATATTACGAAGTGGGACCATCAATAA
- a CDS encoding error-prone DNA polymerase produces the protein MTYAELQVTSNFSFLRGGSHPYELVEQAAALGYSAIAITDRNSLAGIVRAHMAAKATNIRFIPACLLDLMDGASLLAYPTDIAAYGRLSALLTKGNLRTEKGKCELYKVDIYEHMEGILFAAVPPDKLNSRLELDAIFLKDLSEYRQHFGQSLYLAASFNYQGQDAKRLFRLAETGVPLIATGNVHYHDAARRELQDILTCIREKCTIHTAGFKLHPNAERFLKEQQEIFRLFRGYPQALENSSYIANACHFSLDELKYLEPEEQLIDGLTLQQQLTKLTWEGAKICFGEDIPEKHRKQIEFELNFIEKRRLAWYFLRVYHYTQKAEELGILHQGRGSAANSTVCFCLGITAVNPAKSRLLFSRFMSEARDEWPDIDVDFEHERREEIIQFIYNDYGRDRAAIVATVTQERHKGAIRDVGKAMGLSEDTIKRIGGTIWDFQEEGFDENRLRDQGLNPKDPLILKVLQLTCELIGFPRQLGQHTGGFVITEGKLSDLCPVLNARMENRTQVEWNKDDLEDLKILKVDVLGLGMLTMIRKAFDLVLKHYGRGLTLANVPQDDPLVYDMICRADTIGVFQIESRAQMSMLPRLKPREFYDLVIEVAIVRPGPIQGDMVHPYLRRRNGEELPEYPKPELEEILKRTLGVPLFQEQAMEIAIVAAGFTPAEADQLRRSMASFKANGKLHLYEKKMVDGMMARGYEEDFSKRVFKQLQGFEGYGFPESHAASFALLVYISSWLKCHYPDVFCVALLNSQPMGFYQPAQIVRDARDHSVQVLPVDVNYSEWDNTLEQKEGKFYTVRLGFRQVKGLKEADMELLVAMRNDGYLHIDQLRAAGVPEAALEKLADADAFRSLGTNRRMALWEVSALADLPIALFDGQLSETSLEIPVDLPPMTRGEHVVQDYISTGLSLKDHPIGLVRLKLTQMRNARVSDLARMKDGDMVSLAGLITVRQRPGTAKGVLFMTLEDETGSANLVVWQKLFDQYRKEIVQSRLLMVSGKLQIANGVTHLVVHRCFNLTALLRSLTETTNDDLPQTLARGDETSKPVNYDGRSASAVSTEGAFHKGRNFH, from the coding sequence ATGACATACGCAGAGTTACAGGTAACCTCCAATTTCAGCTTCCTTCGCGGAGGCTCGCATCCCTATGAATTGGTGGAGCAGGCTGCTGCTTTGGGCTATTCCGCCATTGCAATCACTGACCGGAACTCTTTGGCAGGAATCGTCCGGGCACATATGGCCGCCAAAGCGACAAACATTCGTTTCATACCGGCCTGCCTGTTAGACCTAATGGATGGAGCCAGTTTACTGGCTTATCCCACGGACATCGCGGCTTATGGGCGGCTATCTGCTCTCCTAACGAAGGGCAATCTTCGAACGGAGAAGGGAAAATGTGAGCTGTATAAAGTTGACATATATGAACATATGGAAGGCATCCTGTTTGCTGCGGTACCGCCAGACAAGTTAAATAGCAGGTTAGAATTGGATGCTATTTTTTTGAAAGACCTGTCGGAGTACCGGCAGCATTTTGGTCAGTCACTTTATTTAGCTGCCTCTTTTAATTATCAGGGGCAGGATGCCAAACGCCTGTTCCGTCTGGCAGAAACGGGCGTTCCGTTGATAGCGACGGGCAATGTACATTACCATGATGCTGCCCGACGTGAATTACAGGATATACTCACCTGTATCCGGGAAAAGTGCACCATTCATACAGCAGGGTTCAAGCTTCATCCCAATGCCGAGCGGTTCTTAAAAGAACAACAGGAGATTTTTCGTCTGTTCCGCGGGTATCCCCAGGCACTTGAAAACTCATCCTACATTGCTAATGCCTGTCATTTTTCACTGGATGAACTTAAATACCTGGAACCAGAGGAACAGCTTATCGATGGGCTTACGCTCCAACAGCAGTTGACGAAATTAACCTGGGAGGGCGCGAAAATATGTTTTGGGGAGGATATCCCGGAGAAACACCGAAAGCAAATTGAATTTGAGCTGAATTTCATCGAAAAACGCAGGCTGGCCTGGTATTTTTTGCGGGTTTATCATTATACGCAAAAAGCCGAAGAGCTTGGTATCCTGCACCAGGGACGCGGCTCAGCAGCCAATTCCACGGTTTGTTTCTGCCTGGGCATTACAGCGGTTAACCCCGCTAAATCCCGTTTGCTGTTTTCTCGCTTTATGTCGGAGGCGCGTGACGAGTGGCCGGATATCGATGTGGACTTTGAACACGAGCGCCGAGAGGAAATCATCCAGTTTATTTACAATGATTATGGGCGTGACCGGGCGGCCATTGTGGCAACGGTTACACAGGAACGACATAAAGGAGCGATCCGGGATGTGGGGAAAGCCATGGGCTTGTCGGAAGATACGATCAAGCGCATTGGTGGGACGATCTGGGATTTCCAGGAAGAAGGTTTTGATGAAAATCGACTTCGTGATCAGGGTTTAAACCCCAAAGACCCGCTGATCCTGAAAGTGCTGCAGCTGACCTGCGAGCTGATCGGATTCCCGAGACAATTAGGCCAGCATACTGGTGGTTTTGTCATTACCGAAGGCAAGTTATCCGATCTTTGCCCGGTACTAAACGCACGGATGGAAAATCGCACGCAGGTGGAATGGAATAAAGATGACCTAGAAGATCTGAAGATATTAAAAGTGGATGTGCTCGGTTTGGGTATGCTGACAATGATCCGCAAAGCTTTTGACCTGGTGCTGAAACATTACGGCCGGGGATTAACACTAGCCAATGTACCTCAGGATGATCCCCTGGTATATGACATGATCTGCCGTGCGGATACGATCGGGGTGTTCCAGATTGAAAGCCGGGCCCAAATGTCGATGTTGCCCCGTTTAAAGCCTCGCGAGTTTTATGACCTGGTGATTGAGGTGGCTATTGTACGACCGGGTCCTATACAGGGAGATATGGTTCACCCCTATTTACGGAGGCGAAATGGTGAAGAATTGCCGGAATATCCCAAGCCGGAACTGGAAGAAATCCTGAAACGCACGTTGGGTGTTCCCCTGTTCCAGGAACAAGCCATGGAGATCGCTATCGTAGCCGCGGGCTTTACCCCGGCGGAAGCTGACCAATTACGGCGAAGTATGGCGTCCTTCAAAGCCAATGGGAAGCTGCACCTCTATGAAAAGAAAATGGTCGACGGTATGATGGCACGGGGTTATGAGGAAGATTTCTCAAAGCGGGTGTTTAAACAGTTGCAGGGTTTCGAAGGTTATGGATTCCCGGAAAGCCATGCAGCATCCTTTGCTTTGCTGGTCTACATCTCTTCATGGTTAAAATGCCATTATCCGGATGTATTTTGCGTGGCCCTGCTCAACAGCCAGCCAATGGGGTTTTATCAACCGGCTCAGATCGTGCGTGATGCACGGGATCATAGTGTACAGGTGTTGCCGGTGGATGTCAATTATTCCGAATGGGACAATACACTCGAACAAAAAGAAGGTAAATTTTATACAGTCCGCCTTGGTTTCCGGCAGGTTAAAGGGCTGAAAGAGGCCGATATGGAATTGCTTGTCGCCATGCGGAACGATGGATACCTGCATATCGACCAGTTGCGGGCTGCAGGAGTACCGGAGGCTGCCTTGGAAAAGCTTGCAGATGCGGACGCATTTCGTTCCCTGGGTACGAATCGCCGCATGGCCTTGTGGGAGGTTTCAGCACTGGCCGATCTGCCGATTGCGCTTTTTGACGGGCAATTATCCGAAACTTCCCTGGAAATACCTGTCGACTTGCCGCCAATGACCCGCGGAGAACATGTTGTACAGGATTATATATCGACTGGGCTGTCATTGAAAGATCACCCAATTGGGCTGGTTCGACTCAAGCTGACGCAAATGCGCAATGCCCGCGTGAGCGACCTGGCCAGAATGAAAGACGGCGACATGGTAAGTTTGGCTGGTCTCATAACTGTGAGGCAGCGGCCAGGAACAGCCAAAGGCGTGCTCTTTATGACGCTGGAAGATGAAACGGGTTCGGCGAACCTGGTTGTCTGGCAAAAGCTGTTTGACCAATACCGCAAAGAAATCGTCCAGTCGCGCCTCCTCATGGTATCCGGAAAATTGCAGATTGCCAATGGGGTAACGCATTTGGTAGTCCACCGCTGTTTTAACCTGACGGCTTTATTACGCAGCCTGACGGAAACAACAAACGATGACCTACCCCAAACGCTGGCTCGGGGTGATGAAACATCCAAACCGGTCAATTATGACGGACGTTCAGCATCTGCTGTTTCCACAGAAGGTGCCTTTCATAAAGGCCGGAATTTTCATTAA
- a CDS encoding RNA polymerase sigma factor: protein MIADKENLNLLLQRLQQGSEEAFTILYDKFSKPLYRNILRLVKDEEIAEELLQDLFMKIWERKEKISLEGSFKSFLYKVAENIVYSYFRTVAKDARLIDKLISDYVDYDSNAEELIIAKETNAMLQKAIECLPTQRQQVYILCKLQGKSHEEVSNLLGISTSTINNQIVKANKTVKEYFNLNREFVIFVVASELIKHLT from the coding sequence ATGATAGCGGACAAAGAAAATCTTAATCTTTTACTTCAGCGGCTTCAACAAGGAAGCGAAGAGGCGTTTACTATTTTATACGATAAGTTTAGTAAGCCTTTATATAGAAACATCCTTCGACTGGTAAAAGATGAGGAGATTGCCGAGGAGTTATTGCAGGATCTCTTTATGAAAATATGGGAGAGAAAGGAAAAGATCAGTTTAGAAGGCTCCTTTAAATCATTTCTCTATAAAGTTGCAGAGAATATTGTTTATTCATATTTCCGAACAGTAGCTAAAGACGCTCGACTAATTGACAAGTTAATATCGGATTATGTAGATTATGATTCTAATGCGGAAGAGCTAATCATAGCCAAGGAAACCAATGCCATGCTGCAAAAGGCCATTGAATGCTTGCCAACCCAAAGGCAACAGGTTTATATACTATGCAAACTGCAAGGTAAGTCTCATGAAGAAGTTAGCAATTTGCTAGGTATCTCCACATCTACAATCAACAATCAGATTGTTAAAGCAAATAAAACTGTTAAAGAATACTTCAACTTAAATCGAGAGTTTGTGATTTTTGTGGTAGCTTCAGAATTAATTAAGCACTTGACTTAG
- a CDS encoding helix-turn-helix transcriptional regulator, with translation MSKTTYNRIKSVLAEKGKSNKDLADSLNIAPETVSSWCTNSAQPSIKRLFEIANILDVEVRLLLISTK, from the coding sequence ATGAGTAAAACAACCTATAATCGAATTAAATCTGTCTTGGCCGAGAAAGGAAAAAGTAACAAGGATTTAGCCGATTCTTTAAACATTGCTCCAGAAACTGTTTCCAGTTGGTGCACAAACTCTGCACAGCCATCCATTAAGCGATTGTTTGAAATTGCTAATATATTAGATGTTGAGGTTAGGTTACTATTAATCTCAACTAAGTAA
- a CDS encoding 5'-methylthioadenosine/S-adenosylhomocysteine nucleosidase family protein, with protein MNTKNIYLFVFDTPENFESSKQFLGQPGVNFKDIICVDTYTTFKQEFDKRDDDDHIFLAVHVFFTEGISGIRRFAASSVLKNYKIGYAYISDGDANTIKKEMTDRGFDFAHIYKYHEVEANLDEDKFTAYTKQEILQLAQKNTIANLPLNGHPQFQYAIITALYKDEFQELEKIFDFPADETIKTDTKHYHVGYLKSNRQKKVIASFATAAGMIDSAIIATQMLEFFRPEFLVMTGVCGGSVDYNFGDVIIASPIFAYQKGKVSDILTVNADKKKIKINLYDQNQQIVDYEHLYDQEGNQVVISVERFTPDNDAACELAIGIIDVLNPKLESIRQKMNANINSTFVFAQEKHIKVEIAPMACSTMVINKEGYFEDTIKTINRKTAAVEMESFGVARACKFANGGKTKFLIFKSVMDHTFNKSDNVDGVNWKKFAAYTSAQFLYHLLNDNII; from the coding sequence ATGAACACTAAAAATATATATCTATTCGTTTTTGATACTCCGGAAAATTTCGAGAGCTCCAAACAATTTCTAGGACAGCCAGGTGTTAATTTTAAAGACATTATTTGTGTCGACACTTATACTACATTTAAACAAGAATTCGATAAACGTGATGATGATGATCATATCTTTCTCGCGGTTCATGTTTTTTTTACTGAAGGCATCAGTGGAATCCGAAGGTTCGCCGCATCTAGCGTGCTAAAAAACTACAAAATAGGCTATGCTTATATCTCTGATGGCGATGCGAATACTATTAAAAAAGAAATGACCGATCGAGGGTTTGATTTTGCTCATATCTATAAATACCATGAGGTTGAAGCAAATCTGGATGAGGACAAATTCACCGCTTATACGAAACAGGAAATTTTACAACTTGCCCAAAAGAATACTATTGCCAATCTGCCCCTTAATGGTCATCCGCAATTTCAATATGCAATTATCACCGCACTTTATAAAGATGAATTTCAAGAACTTGAAAAGATATTCGACTTCCCTGCCGATGAGACAATCAAAACGGATACAAAGCATTACCACGTAGGGTATCTTAAGTCAAACCGCCAGAAGAAAGTAATTGCTTCATTTGCGACAGCTGCAGGTATGATTGACAGCGCCATCATTGCTACCCAAATGTTAGAGTTTTTTAGGCCTGAGTTTCTGGTCATGACGGGAGTTTGTGGAGGTTCGGTTGATTACAATTTTGGAGATGTCATTATCGCTAGTCCTATTTTTGCTTATCAAAAAGGTAAAGTTTCTGATATTTTAACCGTGAATGCAGATAAGAAAAAGATCAAAATAAATCTTTACGACCAAAATCAGCAGATAGTAGACTATGAGCACCTTTATGATCAAGAAGGTAACCAAGTTGTTATTAGTGTCGAACGGTTTACACCAGACAATGATGCAGCATGTGAACTTGCAATAGGGATAATAGATGTGCTAAATCCCAAACTGGAAAGCATTAGACAAAAAATGAATGCAAATATTAACTCAACTTTCGTATTCGCTCAAGAAAAGCACATTAAAGTTGAAATTGCACCTATGGCCTGCAGTACCATGGTAATTAATAAAGAAGGCTATTTCGAGGACACTATTAAAACAATTAATCGTAAAACGGCAGCAGTGGAGATGGAAAGCTTTGGCGTAGCTCGTGCGTGTAAATTCGCCAACGGCGGAAAAACTAAGTTTCTAATTTTCAAATCCGTTATGGACCATACATTCAATAAATCGGATAATGTAGATGGTGTTAATTGGAAGAAGTTCGCTGCCTATACTAGTGCTCAGTTTCTATATCATCTGTTAAATGATAACATTATTTAA
- a CDS encoding caspase family protein, which translates to MIRRALIIYCDNTQSGELTGAIADNKNYQEFLQTKLGGEWHDNEIESLRNPTAIRIKQKINNFLNGADYTFIIFSGHGFTAIENDAQYLEVSGGDIVLYDLKTNARRQTVILDACRGFDSVNNELLKSLDETAFIGTISSTRQLFDRAVLSAEAGWSILFSADVDESAVDTPEGGGYLFSLIKAAEIWSETDSRQLILPLNSVHLYATTYLNTHFYTTQNPVMLKERRRNYFPFAVKFVNITG; encoded by the coding sequence ATGATCAGGAGAGCTCTAATTATTTATTGCGATAATACGCAAAGTGGTGAATTGACTGGTGCAATAGCTGACAACAAAAATTACCAGGAATTTTTACAAACAAAACTAGGTGGAGAATGGCATGACAATGAGATCGAATCTCTTAGGAATCCCACCGCAATAAGGATTAAGCAAAAAATTAATAATTTCCTTAATGGAGCAGATTATACCTTCATCATTTTTAGTGGGCATGGTTTTACAGCGATAGAAAATGATGCACAATATTTGGAAGTTTCAGGCGGAGATATAGTATTATATGATCTGAAAACAAATGCGAGGAGGCAAACTGTAATTTTAGATGCCTGTCGTGGATTTGACTCAGTCAATAATGAATTGTTGAAAAGCCTTGATGAGACAGCATTTATTGGTACTATATCATCAACCAGACAGTTATTTGATCGGGCAGTTTTGAGTGCTGAAGCTGGTTGGAGTATATTATTTTCGGCTGATGTTGATGAATCCGCCGTAGATACCCCAGAGGGTGGCGGTTATCTTTTTTCACTAATAAAAGCGGCTGAAATTTGGTCAGAAACTGATTCTCGTCAGTTGATCTTGCCTTTAAATTCTGTCCATTTGTATGCAACGACTTATTTAAATACACATTTTTACACGACCCAAAATCCAGTCATGTTAAAGGAAAGGCGACGGAATTACTTCCCATTTGCAGTAAAATTTGTGAATATTACTGGCTGA
- a CDS encoding Hsp70 family protein codes for MKKFLYGIDFGTTNSALAIYDEETKEIHSTIIIPSLIYFYDQPGAVNSINYVVGEEAITAYLADNMKGRFIKSIKQILSRSSFSETRIQNKKYNASDLVAIILKELKDRADQLTGQDCRKAVIGRPVFFDDDDVQKDTLAQTRLNKAAEIAGFTDVRFQFEPIGAAFAYEKSLVKKENVLVADLGGGTTDFTYLVLDPEKVGSKDRKNDMMANGGIYVGGDSFDSAFMWEKGTPYFGKNTRYEATPGKVLTVPKSLFANICSWEQMNFFNGLRIKKDIEDYYYFSGNDPLFKNLITLIENNLGYSVFQSIERTKITLTSTESARFSYNNMDIHIDEEIPLSDYQQIIARDVDRIANYLDDFMKQNSIDPENIDSLFLTGGTSMVASIQTFFKNRFPHVNLNSGDNFKSVAKGLAYSGYLFEN; via the coding sequence ATGAAGAAATTTTTATATGGAATTGATTTTGGAACAACCAACTCGGCACTGGCTATATACGACGAGGAAACCAAAGAAATACATAGTACCATTATTATCCCTTCGCTCATTTATTTCTATGATCAACCGGGTGCAGTAAATAGTATAAATTATGTCGTGGGCGAAGAAGCGATTACAGCCTACCTTGCAGATAATATGAAGGGGCGATTTATCAAGTCCATTAAACAGATCTTGTCAAGGAGCAGTTTTTCAGAAACCCGTATTCAAAACAAGAAGTATAATGCATCCGATCTGGTGGCGATCATTTTAAAGGAGCTGAAAGACCGCGCAGACCAATTGACCGGGCAGGATTGCCGGAAAGCAGTAATCGGCCGACCTGTATTTTTTGACGACGATGATGTACAAAAAGACACATTAGCGCAGACCAGGTTGAATAAAGCAGCGGAGATCGCCGGTTTTACGGACGTCCGTTTTCAATTCGAGCCCATCGGGGCGGCTTTTGCCTATGAAAAAAGTCTCGTCAAAAAGGAAAATGTATTGGTAGCAGATCTAGGCGGAGGCACCACAGATTTTACATACCTAGTGCTTGATCCGGAAAAAGTGGGGAGTAAAGACAGGAAGAACGACATGATGGCCAATGGTGGGATCTATGTAGGTGGTGATAGCTTCGATTCCGCTTTTATGTGGGAGAAAGGCACGCCATATTTCGGTAAGAACACCCGATATGAGGCTACTCCTGGTAAGGTATTAACCGTACCCAAATCACTTTTTGCGAACATCTGTTCCTGGGAACAAATGAATTTCTTTAATGGCTTGCGCATAAAGAAAGATATAGAAGATTACTATTATTTCTCGGGCAACGACCCACTGTTTAAGAACCTGATCACGCTTATTGAAAATAATTTAGGCTATTCGGTATTTCAATCCATTGAAAGAACGAAGATCACGCTTACCAGTACGGAATCTGCGAGATTTAGCTATAACAATATGGATATCCATATTGATGAGGAAATTCCATTGTCTGACTACCAACAGATCATTGCCAGGGACGTGGACCGGATCGCGAACTACCTGGATGACTTTATGAAGCAAAATAGTATCGATCCCGAAAACATAGATAGTCTTTTTTTAACGGGAGGGACTTCCATGGTAGCCAGTATTCAAACGTTCTTTAAAAACAGGTTTCCCCATGTTAACCTGAATTCGGGAGATAACTTCAAAAGTGTGGCTAAAGGTTTGGCCTACAGTGGTTATTTATTTGAAAATTAG